One genomic window of Candidatus Nitrospira inopinata includes the following:
- the mgtA gene encoding magnesium-translocating P-type ATPase, protein MTLTWLKELFAAFLRTRRIARHFRRLAWIDTLTQVTVSRAVPPSLAQTLVKAATADPDVLLAELNSHADGLSEAQAEVVRDRVGFNEVDHEKPLSWWQRLWLSYRNPFNLLLTLLAVISWLTEDVEATVVIGAMVALSTLLRFWQEAKANKAADALKAMVTTTATVVRRDVSEDAAPIFEKFYGVQLHVKLARRVEVPIRLLVPGDVIALSAGDMIPADCRVLTAKDLFVSQAAMTGESMPVEKFAVQRDAKTVGPLELDNILFMGTTVVSGSATAVVIATGNRTYFGALASRVTAADRAPTSFQAGVNQVSWLLIRFMLVMAPLVLVINGFTKNDWTEALLFALSIAVGLTPEMLPLIVTSTLAKGAVFLSRKKVIVKRLESIQNFGAMDVLCTDKTGTLTQDKIFLERHVDVWGEDSDEVLHMAYLNSYYQTGLKNLLDIAVLEHAEVRRKLDPAKNYRKVDEIPFDFTRRRMSVVVSEREDHHELICKGAVEEILNVCTHVRRGERVEPLTTDLLAGVREVTAELNKEGLRVVAVAAKEVPPSKETYGVADESELTLIGYVAFLDPPKESAEPALKALAAHGVSVKVLTGDNELVTAKICREVGLEQWGVLLGGDIETMSDEELAKAVESHTVFAKLTPAHKERIVRLLKSNGHVVGFMGDGINDAPALRTADIGISVDTAVDIAKEAADIILLEKSLMVLEEGIVEGRKTFCNMLKYIKMTASSNFGNVFSVLVASAFLPFLPMLPMQLLVQNLLYDVSQIAIPFDNVDDELLKKPQRWQPADIGRFMVFFGPISSLFDILTYAMLWFVFSADTPEEQTLFHSGWFIVGLLTQTLIVHLIRTPKVPFIQSRASMPLLAMTGAIMAIGVFIPMGPLADYFKLQALPPLYFVLLPMILLGYMALTQAMKGVYVRRYGWQ, encoded by the coding sequence ATGACCCTGACTTGGCTCAAAGAGTTGTTCGCGGCGTTTCTCCGCACCCGCCGGATCGCCAGACACTTCCGCCGTCTGGCGTGGATCGACACGCTTACGCAGGTCACCGTAAGCCGAGCGGTGCCGCCGAGCCTGGCTCAAACTCTCGTCAAGGCGGCCACGGCCGACCCCGATGTCCTGTTGGCTGAGTTGAACAGTCATGCGGACGGATTGTCCGAGGCCCAGGCCGAGGTCGTTCGGGATCGGGTCGGCTTCAATGAGGTCGATCACGAGAAGCCCCTCTCCTGGTGGCAACGGCTGTGGCTCTCCTACCGGAACCCCTTCAACCTGCTCCTGACGCTGCTGGCGGTGATTTCATGGCTGACCGAAGACGTGGAGGCTACTGTCGTCATCGGCGCGATGGTGGCGCTCTCCACGTTGCTCCGTTTTTGGCAAGAAGCCAAGGCCAACAAGGCGGCTGATGCGCTCAAGGCCATGGTCACCACCACCGCGACGGTCGTCCGCCGAGACGTTTCGGAGGACGCCGCGCCGATCTTTGAAAAGTTTTACGGCGTCCAGCTCCACGTGAAGCTGGCTCGACGGGTGGAGGTCCCCATTCGGCTGTTGGTGCCCGGCGACGTCATCGCGCTCTCGGCGGGCGACATGATTCCGGCAGATTGCCGCGTCCTTACGGCCAAAGATCTGTTTGTGTCGCAGGCGGCCATGACGGGCGAGTCGATGCCGGTGGAGAAGTTCGCAGTCCAGCGAGACGCCAAGACGGTCGGCCCGCTCGAATTGGACAATATCCTGTTCATGGGGACCACCGTCGTGTCCGGTTCGGCCACGGCCGTCGTGATCGCCACCGGCAACAGGACGTACTTCGGCGCGCTCGCAAGCCGCGTCACCGCCGCCGACCGGGCGCCGACCTCGTTTCAAGCCGGGGTCAACCAGGTGAGCTGGCTCCTGATCCGTTTCATGCTCGTGATGGCGCCGTTGGTCCTCGTCATCAACGGCTTCACCAAGAACGATTGGACGGAGGCGCTCTTATTCGCGTTGTCCATCGCCGTGGGGCTCACGCCGGAGATGCTGCCGCTCATCGTGACCTCGACGTTGGCCAAAGGCGCGGTGTTTCTGTCCCGCAAAAAGGTGATCGTGAAGCGGCTGGAGTCGATCCAGAATTTCGGCGCGATGGACGTGCTCTGCACCGACAAGACCGGCACGCTGACCCAAGACAAGATCTTTCTGGAGCGGCACGTCGACGTCTGGGGTGAAGACTCGGACGAAGTGCTCCACATGGCGTACCTCAACAGCTATTACCAGACCGGCTTGAAAAACCTGTTGGACATCGCCGTGCTGGAGCACGCCGAGGTGCGTCGCAAGCTGGATCCGGCCAAAAACTACCGCAAGGTCGATGAGATTCCGTTCGATTTTACCCGCCGCCGCATGTCGGTGGTGGTCAGTGAGCGCGAGGATCATCATGAGCTGATCTGCAAGGGAGCCGTGGAGGAAATTCTGAACGTCTGTACGCACGTGCGGCGCGGAGAACGCGTCGAGCCGTTGACGACCGATCTGTTGGCCGGCGTGCGAGAAGTCACCGCCGAATTGAACAAAGAAGGCTTGCGAGTCGTGGCCGTCGCCGCCAAGGAGGTCCCGCCGAGCAAAGAGACCTACGGCGTGGCCGACGAGTCGGAGCTGACCCTGATCGGCTACGTGGCCTTCCTCGATCCGCCGAAGGAGTCCGCTGAGCCGGCGCTTAAGGCTCTGGCCGCACATGGTGTGTCGGTCAAGGTGCTGACCGGGGATAACGAACTGGTCACCGCCAAGATTTGCCGCGAGGTCGGGCTGGAGCAATGGGGGGTCCTGTTGGGCGGTGACATCGAGACCATGAGCGACGAGGAACTCGCCAAGGCCGTCGAGTCGCACACGGTGTTCGCCAAGCTGACTCCGGCGCACAAGGAGCGGATCGTGCGCCTCCTCAAGTCCAACGGCCACGTGGTGGGTTTCATGGGCGACGGCATCAACGACGCCCCGGCCCTACGGACCGCCGACATCGGGATCTCGGTCGATACGGCGGTGGATATCGCCAAGGAGGCGGCGGACATCATCCTGTTGGAAAAGAGCCTGATGGTGTTGGAGGAGGGAATCGTGGAAGGTCGCAAGACCTTTTGCAACATGCTCAAGTACATCAAGATGACGGCCAGCTCCAACTTCGGCAACGTCTTCTCGGTGCTGGTGGCGTCGGCTTTCCTGCCGTTTCTGCCGATGTTGCCGATGCAACTGCTTGTCCAGAACCTGCTTTACGATGTCTCCCAGATTGCCATCCCCTTCGACAATGTCGATGACGAGCTGCTCAAGAAGCCTCAACGGTGGCAGCCGGCCGATATCGGGCGCTTCATGGTGTTTTTCGGGCCGATCAGCTCGCTGTTTGACATCCTCACCTATGCCATGCTGTGGTTCGTGTTCAGCGCCGACACACCGGAGGAGCAGACTCTCTTTCATTCCGGGTGGTTCATCGTCGGCCTCTTGACGCAAACGCTGATCGTGCACTTGATCCGCACACCCAAGGTTCCATTTATCCAGAGCCGGGCGTCGATGCCGTTGCTGGCGATGACGGGGGCGATCATGGCCATCGGCGTCTTCATTCCGATGGGGCCGCTGGCCGACTACTTCAAACTGCAAGCGTTGCCGCCGTTGTACTTCGTGCTGCTCCCGATGATTCTCCTGGGGTATATGGCGCTGACCCAAGCGATGAAGGGGGTCTATGTTCGCCGTTATGGCTGGCAGTAG
- a CDS encoding secondary thiamine-phosphate synthase enzyme YjbQ: MRVKTVPLRLEMAGETHIENITKRVSSAVEESGMSAGIVTVFVKHTTASVMIIEDEPGIRADTKAFWDRVVPSDPAWQHNRRNPGEDNAHSHLRGQLQGPSVTIPFADGVLLLGTWQQIVVVDFDTRPRRRELVLQLMGE, encoded by the coding sequence ATGAGGGTAAAGACCGTTCCACTCCGCCTTGAGATGGCCGGTGAGACGCACATCGAAAATATCACGAAACGGGTATCGTCCGCCGTGGAAGAGTCCGGCATGTCCGCCGGCATCGTGACCGTGTTCGTCAAACACACGACCGCCTCGGTCATGATCATCGAGGATGAGCCGGGCATTCGCGCCGACACGAAAGCTTTCTGGGATCGGGTCGTGCCTTCCGATCCAGCGTGGCAACATAATCGCAGAAACCCTGGAGAAGACAATGCCCACAGTCATCTGCGGGGGCAATTGCAGGGACCGTCGGTGACGATTCCCTTTGCCGACGGCGTTCTCCTCTTGGGGACATGGCAACAGATCGTCGTGGTGGATTTTGACACGAGGCCTCGGCGTCGCGAATTGGTTCTGCAACTCATGGGTGAATGA
- a CDS encoding S1C family serine protease, whose protein sequence is MKQLVAVLVGLGIVGGLVLMVSMNGVAEWGKPMGATYDGPEGKPRPITPPPAELSPDERATIAVFERASKSVVFIANTAIQRDFWSLDTFEVPQGAGSGFIWNKQGHIVTNFHVIYGANAIKVTLADRNEYQARVVGVDPDHDLAVLQIQAPDGSLEPLAIGTSNDLRVGQKVLAIGNPFGLDHTLTTGVVSALGRTIKSMTNRTIEGVIQTDAAINPGNSGGPLLDSAGRLIGVNTQIISPSGAYAGIGFAVPVDTVNRIVPELIKHGKRIRPGLGVSLVPDSMARRWGIKGLIIGKVARGGSADRAGLRGVREAAGGRIELGDILVAVEGTPVETVDDLLDVLEKFKVGDRIKVDVIRNNKRTSVDVTLQAVN, encoded by the coding sequence ATGAAACAACTCGTGGCGGTCTTGGTTGGTCTGGGGATTGTGGGCGGTCTTGTGTTGATGGTTTCAATGAACGGGGTGGCGGAGTGGGGCAAACCGATGGGCGCCACCTATGATGGACCGGAAGGGAAGCCTCGTCCCATTACTCCACCCCCTGCTGAACTGAGCCCGGATGAGCGGGCGACGATCGCCGTCTTCGAACGGGCGTCAAAGTCGGTCGTGTTCATCGCCAATACGGCGATCCAGCGGGACTTCTGGTCGCTCGATACCTTCGAAGTGCCGCAGGGGGCTGGATCGGGATTCATTTGGAACAAACAGGGCCACATCGTCACCAATTTTCACGTCATCTATGGCGCCAACGCTATCAAGGTCACCTTAGCCGATCGCAACGAATATCAGGCCAGGGTGGTCGGCGTGGATCCGGATCATGACCTGGCGGTGTTGCAGATTCAGGCGCCGGACGGTTCATTGGAGCCGCTGGCGATCGGAACGTCGAATGACCTGCGGGTCGGACAAAAAGTCCTGGCCATCGGCAATCCTTTCGGGCTCGACCACACCTTGACGACCGGGGTGGTGAGCGCCTTGGGGCGAACGATCAAGTCGATGACGAATCGGACCATCGAGGGAGTCATTCAGACCGACGCGGCGATCAATCCGGGCAATTCCGGCGGGCCACTGCTCGACAGTGCTGGCAGGCTGATTGGCGTGAACACGCAAATCATCAGCCCCAGCGGCGCCTATGCGGGTATCGGCTTTGCCGTGCCGGTCGATACGGTCAATCGCATCGTGCCTGAGCTCATCAAACACGGCAAGCGGATCAGGCCGGGATTGGGCGTCTCGCTCGTGCCGGACTCCATGGCGAGGCGGTGGGGGATCAAGGGGCTGATCATCGGCAAGGTGGCGCGAGGCGGAAGCGCCGATCGAGCCGGCTTGCGCGGGGTGCGTGAAGCGGCCGGTGGGCGGATCGAACTGGGAGATATCCTCGTCGCGGTCGAAGGAACGCCGGTTGAGACCGTCGATGATTTGCTGGACGTCTTGGAAAAGTTTAAGGTCGGCGATCGGATCAAGGTTGACGTGATTCGAAACAATAAACGAACGTCCGTGGACGTGACGCTGCAAGCGGTCAATTAG
- a CDS encoding AAA family ATPase: MSDHRPVETGGGKSGEESDREQAKRTAQTGIDPLELIEQCLASFAEDDPRQKLLYKLRHAVMLTIASNQQRDVELKKTNEAVAKLTAPANRVGLLLDVPEQGLARILVGGAEYYANVDPRVPTDDLRVGAQILVNEAYAVIKTLGYDRSGPVLKLAEAMADGRLRFEQEPGRQPIIVQRSADLAGASFQAGDEIRLDPSYRVAIEKLSDRKTGAHVLRELPTVTWDQIGGQREAIGAIRKAIEYPLLHGDLYRQFRFARPKGFLLYGPPGCGKTLIGQATAGSLSKLASRPFGDRSADGSGRPPITGGVFLHVKGPEILNMWLGESERMVRDLFAQARTRRKEGSLPFIFIDEAESVLGTRRASRSFNISSTLVPMFCSEMDGIEPLEDVVLILASNRPDLIDPAILRPGRIDRKIKVGRPDRDAAAEILGIYLAEDLPLDPNVVATYGGEKANARISMIERVLDAMFRKTAENRLLSVRLRNGRQTVLYRGDLVSGAILASIVQRAKERAIDRAVESGAPPGLLMEDLLESVEEEFRTGEVLPPDDAAEEWLKLLDHDPDQVVGISSFRRGRQSEEQIVPQII, from the coding sequence ATGAGTGATCATCGACCAGTTGAAACCGGAGGCGGAAAGTCCGGCGAAGAATCGGATCGCGAACAGGCCAAACGGACCGCTCAGACCGGCATCGATCCGTTGGAATTGATCGAGCAATGTCTGGCCTCCTTCGCGGAGGACGATCCCCGGCAGAAGCTCCTCTATAAGCTGCGTCACGCGGTCATGCTGACGATCGCTTCCAATCAGCAGCGAGACGTAGAATTGAAAAAAACCAACGAAGCGGTCGCCAAACTGACCGCTCCGGCGAATCGCGTCGGTCTGTTGCTGGACGTGCCGGAGCAAGGGCTCGCGCGCATCCTGGTCGGCGGCGCCGAATACTATGCGAACGTCGATCCCCGCGTGCCGACCGACGACCTGAGGGTCGGCGCGCAGATCCTTGTCAATGAGGCGTACGCGGTCATCAAGACGCTGGGTTACGACCGGAGCGGACCCGTGCTCAAACTGGCGGAGGCGATGGCCGACGGCCGCCTTCGGTTCGAGCAGGAACCGGGGCGGCAGCCGATCATCGTTCAACGGTCCGCAGACTTGGCCGGAGCGTCGTTCCAGGCCGGCGACGAGATTCGGCTCGATCCGTCGTATCGCGTCGCCATTGAGAAACTCTCTGACCGGAAGACCGGCGCCCATGTTCTACGCGAACTGCCGACGGTGACGTGGGACCAGATCGGCGGACAACGGGAGGCCATCGGCGCCATCAGAAAAGCGATCGAGTATCCGCTCCTGCACGGCGACCTGTATCGGCAATTCCGATTCGCCCGGCCCAAGGGGTTTCTTCTCTACGGCCCTCCCGGCTGCGGCAAAACGCTGATCGGACAGGCGACGGCCGGCAGCCTCTCCAAGTTGGCAAGCCGGCCTTTTGGAGACCGGTCGGCCGACGGGAGCGGGCGCCCTCCGATCACGGGAGGAGTCTTTCTCCACGTGAAGGGACCGGAGATCCTGAACATGTGGTTGGGCGAATCGGAACGGATGGTCCGCGATTTGTTCGCGCAGGCGCGGACAAGAAGGAAGGAAGGGTCGTTGCCGTTCATTTTTATAGACGAGGCCGAGTCCGTTTTGGGAACGAGGCGGGCGAGCAGATCGTTCAATATTTCAAGCACCCTCGTGCCGATGTTTTGCAGCGAGATGGACGGGATTGAGCCGCTGGAAGACGTCGTCCTGATCCTGGCGTCCAACCGGCCTGACCTTATCGATCCCGCCATCTTGCGTCCAGGTCGCATCGATCGGAAGATCAAGGTCGGCCGTCCGGACCGGGATGCCGCGGCCGAGATCCTCGGGATTTATCTGGCGGAGGACCTTCCTCTTGATCCGAACGTTGTTGCCACCTATGGCGGCGAGAAAGCCAACGCTCGGATCTCGATGATTGAACGGGTCCTTGACGCGATGTTCCGGAAGACGGCCGAGAACCGGCTCCTGTCCGTTCGGTTACGCAACGGCCGACAAACCGTACTGTATCGCGGCGATCTCGTCAGCGGCGCCATCCTTGCGTCGATCGTCCAGCGAGCGAAGGAACGGGCGATTGATCGGGCCGTCGAGTCTGGAGCGCCGCCCGGCTTGTTGATGGAAGACTTGCTTGAATCGGTCGAGGAAGAGTTTCGAACCGGAGAAGTCCTGCCACCTGACGATGCGGCGGAGGAGTGGCTTAAACTGTTGGACCACGATCCGGATCAGGTCGTCGGGATTTCATCGTTTCGTCGGGGCCGACAGTCCGAGGAGCAGATCGTTCCCCAGATCATCTAG
- a CDS encoding proteasome accessory factor PafA2 family protein, producing the protein MRLFGVETEYGITRDDVSEVDPVVESMELVRAHLTASFERRWDYAGEDPHEDARGFRVRELAQDREEDEFSRRDARRPFSFHEMKSDLVLPNGARFYNDHTHPEYSTPECRTLKDLLAHDRAGELIAQRAADRRNRTLGGSHVQLYKNNTDFHGHSYGCHDNYLVPRSIPFAGLASGLLPFLVSRQVIAGAGKVGVESQEEGWAPGPYQLSQRADFMETELSVDTMHNRPILNTRDEPHADPSKYRRLHLIIGDANLCEYATALKVGTTALVLELIEREGAPSLELDHPVEAVKRLSRDSELKATVRLRNGKAVTALEIQEQYRRAAERTLGGRDAETDWILKEWGETLRWLAEDRRRLVGKLDWVTKLWLLETFMEEERIEWNDPWLASLDLEYHNINPERGLYLGLEAEGRVWRMTTDADVERALSAGPPDTRGGVRGLCVKRFASSIKAVQWERIRFAEGADPGVLEMGDLFEPSAVARCMALFQAATSPLDALKEWNGGQEGRS; encoded by the coding sequence ATGAGGCTGTTCGGCGTCGAAACGGAATACGGCATCACGAGGGACGACGTTTCCGAAGTCGATCCGGTCGTGGAATCGATGGAGCTGGTCCGCGCTCACCTCACGGCCTCCTTCGAGCGGCGATGGGATTACGCCGGTGAAGATCCCCACGAAGACGCGCGGGGCTTTCGCGTGCGGGAGTTGGCGCAAGATAGGGAAGAGGACGAGTTTTCACGGCGCGACGCCCGGCGGCCGTTCTCGTTTCACGAGATGAAAAGCGATCTGGTCTTGCCGAACGGCGCGCGGTTCTACAACGACCATACCCATCCGGAATATTCGACGCCTGAGTGCCGCACGCTCAAAGATCTGCTGGCCCATGACCGGGCCGGCGAACTGATCGCGCAGCGGGCGGCGGATCGCCGCAACCGGACGTTGGGCGGAAGCCACGTGCAGTTGTACAAAAACAACACGGACTTTCACGGACACAGTTACGGTTGCCATGACAACTATCTCGTACCCCGATCCATTCCCTTCGCCGGATTGGCGTCCGGGCTGCTTCCGTTTCTGGTGAGCCGTCAAGTGATCGCCGGCGCGGGAAAAGTCGGCGTCGAATCGCAGGAGGAAGGATGGGCGCCGGGGCCCTACCAGCTTTCTCAACGGGCGGACTTCATGGAAACGGAGTTGAGCGTCGATACCATGCACAACCGACCGATTCTAAACACGCGCGATGAGCCGCACGCCGATCCGAGCAAATATCGCCGCCTGCATCTCATCATCGGCGACGCCAATCTGTGCGAATACGCAACGGCGCTGAAGGTCGGCACCACCGCGCTCGTTCTGGAATTGATCGAGCGGGAGGGAGCGCCTTCTCTTGAGTTGGATCATCCGGTGGAGGCCGTCAAACGCCTGTCGCGCGACAGCGAGCTCAAGGCGACAGTTCGGCTGCGAAACGGCAAGGCCGTGACCGCCCTGGAGATTCAAGAGCAGTACCGGCGCGCCGCCGAGCGAACGTTGGGCGGCCGCGACGCCGAGACGGACTGGATCCTCAAGGAATGGGGTGAGACGCTCCGGTGGCTGGCCGAAGATCGCCGCCGCCTCGTCGGGAAATTGGACTGGGTCACGAAACTCTGGTTGCTGGAGACCTTCATGGAGGAAGAACGAATCGAGTGGAATGATCCTTGGCTCGCGAGCTTGGACCTGGAATATCACAATATCAATCCCGAGCGCGGCCTCTATCTGGGATTGGAAGCGGAGGGCAGAGTCTGGAGAATGACGACCGACGCCGATGTCGAACGGGCTTTGTCGGCCGGTCCTCCCGACACCCGAGGAGGAGTGAGGGGGCTGTGCGTCAAACGGTTTGCTTCGTCGATCAAGGCCGTGCAGTGGGAGAGGATTCGATTTGCCGAGGGAGCGGACCCCGGCGTGTTGGAAATGGGCGATCTTTTCGAGCCATCCGCCGTGGCGCGTTGCATGGCCCTGTTTCAAGCGGCGACGTCTCCTCTCGACGCGCTGAAGGAGTGGAATGGCGGGCAGGAGGGACGATCATGA
- a CDS encoding ubiquitin-like protein UBact — MRVTMAPERREGPVDPFPKPPSPSPEQGPRRPDVGSPDKDNLLKRMRKVDPKQAERYRQRTGE, encoded by the coding sequence ATGAGAGTCACGATGGCGCCGGAGCGGCGAGAAGGGCCGGTCGATCCGTTTCCGAAACCGCCGTCTCCTTCTCCGGAACAGGGACCAAGAAGGCCGGACGTTGGGTCGCCGGACAAGGACAATCTGCTGAAGCGGATGAGAAAAGTCGATCCGAAACAGGCCGAACGGTATCGCCAACGAACGGGGGAGTAG